The stretch of DNA CGTTTCTTTATCAAGTTCTCTTAATAAAAAAACTTCAATTTTAGCTCCTGTTTTTTCTTTGTTTCCATACATTCTTGCAGGAAAAACTTTGGTGTTGTTACGAATCATGACATCACCTTCGTCAAAATAGTCAATTAAGTCTTTGAAAGCTCTATGTTCAATTTTACCCGTATCACGGTGTATAACCATTAATCGGGCTTCGTCTCGCTCTTCTGACGGATATTCTGCTAATAAATCTACAGGTAGATCAAAATTAAAATCAGATGTTTTCATTCTTTGCTTTTTGTTTAGGTCGACAAATATACAACCTCAAGATAGGCGTTGTCAAGTAAATTGTGGTTTAAATTTAAAGTTGATGATAAAATATTGAAAATTAATCGTTTATAAGAATTGTGCTGAGGTGTTTATTTACGATTGTAAATCTAAGGTAATCCTTGAATTAGAAAGCTTTTTTTAGGCAATACGAAGATGTTGAAACCAATTCGTTATAACAATAAATAAGATGTGATGATATTTAAAGTATTATGAGAGTTTACATTTTTAAATAGAAATCTTTAGTAAGATCGATATAATCTACAGTATAATCATGTCTTGATTTTTCAATAACCAATTCATTGGTTTGAGTTGATGTAGTAGTGAAGCTAAAGGTTAAAAGACTTCTTTTTAAAGGGGTATGATGACGACCACGAACTCTTAAAATAGTAGTAGGAAAAAGATTTTCTTTTTGAGCTAATTGAATGAAATGCTCTTCGGATTGAAAAGGAATGATGACATGCAAAAGCCCTAGTTTTGTTAATAAACGAGCTGATTTTTTTATTAAACATTCATAAGATAAACTAGAAGTATGCCTTGCAAGTGTTCTTTTATGATTTGTGGAGAAATGGTGGTTGTCAAAAAAAGGAGGGTTTGAGATGATACAGTCAAAGGAGTGAGTAGGTTGAAAATCTTCAAATGAAATATGTTCCATTGTAAATCGAGAAGCCCATTTGGAGTTTTGAAAATTGAATAAAGCTTGTTGATAAGCTTTTTCTTCAATTTCAATTGCTGTAATGGTCGCTTTTTCATTTCGCTGAGCTAACATTAAACTGATCACTCCTGTTCCTGTTCCAATATCTAGGATTGTGGTCGCATTTTTAATAGAAGCCCAAGCTCCCAAAAGAACAGCATCGGTTCCTACTTTCATCGTTGCCTGATCTTGATGAACACTAAATTGTTTGAATACAAAAGGTTGCAATGATAAGAGTTTAAGAGGGTTTTTTATAAAAAATGGTAAAAGTTGAGCCTTCATTTAATTGAGATTCAAGCTCAATTGTTGCATTATAATCCGTAACAATTTTTTTAACCATGGCCAATCCTAATCCCATACCACTATTTTTGGTTGTGAATTTGGGTTCGAATATCTTTTCCCGAAGACCAACAGGAATTCCCACACCATTATCTTTAACCGCAATTTTAAGGTCATGTTCACTATCTGTAATTTGAACTCTTATATTGGGTTTTCTACCAGGAGGAATTGCTTGAATGGCATTCTTTACTAGGTTATTCATCACCCTAGAAAGTTGTGATTTATCCATGTTTAAGGAAATAAAATCCTTGTTATGTTC from Flavobacteriaceae bacterium UJ101 encodes:
- the yfiC|trmX gene encoding tRNA(1)(Val) (adenine(37)-N(6))-methyltransferase (Specifically methylates the adenine in position 37 of tRNA(1)(Val) (anticodon cmo5UAC); Belongs to the methyltransferase superfamily. tRNA (adenine-N(6)-)-methyltransferase family.; KEGG: gfo:GFO_0132 tRNA1Val (adenine37-N6)-methyltransferase) codes for the protein MKAQLLPFFIKNPLKLLSLQPFVFKQFSVHQDQATMKVGTDAVLLGAWASIKNATTILDIGTGTGVISLMLAQRNEKATITAIEIEEKAYQQALFNFQNSKWASRFTMEHISFEDFQPTHSFDCIISNPPFFDNHHFSTNHKRTLARHTSSLSYECLIKKSARLLTKLGLLHVIIPFQSEEHFIQLAQKENLFPTTILRVRGRHHTPLKRSLLTFSFTTTSTQTNELVIEKSRHDYTVDYIDLTKDFYLKM